From Primulina tabacum isolate GXHZ01 chromosome 2, ASM2559414v2, whole genome shotgun sequence, one genomic window encodes:
- the LOC142536782 gene encoding uncharacterized protein LOC142536782 isoform X3 — MTGELLESQTSSTSNTGKSRNFKRWFSLINTMTQSQKRAMLPVKKLRNSLIANSKLHRTLYGFIVFEVSWSDIRGINYLNELQTDTSLAIEAKMMRRWEFDSIAQAVKCVSSWFQGTRSEQILLNDYLDAASEEVFHDAQESFPRTTKADIDGSSGDIRCAGDESPCSLSSSFSVYPATTDNSTNRFRTPPPPDGPYKRRKVMKSILFDTEYNIYSEEADAETVEIYSQTSDESDHEEINGPTIYRDVLILLRFNDHDLPFKLKEIIMSDLRLLTLLESGLPTWVLFLQSYPVFCHLYRPWMCPLARAFYVLISIVTVLIGFYDLYKNVPLLKTTASHLFGPLFDWIETWEMISRIKYLGTMLFFHNFQKAVKWFLMVMRAVRSFLSVFTEPMTGPFSEFLDLFLPLWSVFVELAESTFSITWMVVESSFTMIGDIIDILLLPIWYLVVMLWTVATSILYPIFWILGEILYTPFRLVLGFCSLLTVLCTCMYEMVGDLWLFVSSIFQFSRGVESTVSSYEVSMFSSLWNDLFSQIFRALRSILNGLVAFFTICNRHRLSIYNHSMEFIQKLPHASIKAQCEEKCPNQWTSEAQTIPRGWKATNHKMKSK; from the exons ATGACTGGAGAACTTTTAGAGTCGCAGACTTCTTCCACATCAAACACAGGAAAGTCGCGGAACTTCAAAAGGTGGTTCTCATTGATTAATACCATGACACAATCACAGAAGAGAGCTATGTTACCTGTAAAGAAGCTGAGGAACTCTTTGATAGCGAACAGCAAGTTGCATAGAACCTTGTATGGCTTTATTGTATTTGAGGTTTCGTGGAGTGATATACGTGGTATAAATTATCTGAATGAGCTACAG ACTGATACATCACTTGCCATAGAGGCTAAAATGATGAGAAGATGGGAATTTGACAGTAtagcacaagctgtgaaatgcGTATCTTCGTGGTTCCAGGGAACAAGGAGTGAACAGATTCTGTTGAATGATTATTTGGATGCTGCATCTG AGGAGGTTTTCCACGATGCTCAAGAAAGTTTTCCAAGGACTACCAAGGCTGATATTGATGGCAGTAGTGGTGATATTAGGTGTGCTGGGGATGAATCTCCCTGCAGTTTAAGTAGCAGTTTCAGCGTTTATCCAGCAACAACAGACAATAGCACCAACAGATTTCGTACACCTCCTCCTCCCGATGGCCCTTACAAACGAAGGAAAGTAATGAAGTCCATCCTTTTTGACACTGAGTACAATATATATTCTGAAGAAGCAGATGCTGAAACTGTGGAGATATACTCCCAGACATCTGATGAAAGTGACCATGAAGAGATTAACGGGCCTACCATTTACAGGGATGTGTTGATTTTGCTTCGGTTCAATGATCATGATCTCCCTTTCAAGCTAAAGGAGATAATTATGTCGGATTTGCGGTTACTTACTCTACTTGAATCAGGACTTCCAACTTGGGTACTCTTTCTTCAGTCTTACCCAGTTTTTTGCCATCTTTATCGGCCATGGATGTGCCCTTTGGCTAGAGCTTTTTATGTGCTGATCTCAATTGTCACTGTCCTAATTGGATTCTACGATTTGTACAAAAATGTGCCTCTGCTTAAAACAACAGCATCTCATTTGTTTGGACCTCTTTTTGATTGGATTGAAACATGGGAAATGATTTCAAGAATTAAGTACTTGGGAACAATgttattttttcataattttcagAAGGCCGTTAAGTGGTTTCTAATGGTTATGCGAGCTGTACGGTCATTTCTTTCTGTTTTCACAGAACCAATGACTGGACCTTTTTCTGAGTTCTTGGATTTATTCCTTCCTCTCTGGAGTGTGTTTGTAGAACTGGCGGAGAGTACCTTCTCCATAACTTGGATGGTTGTTGAGTCTTCTTTCACAATGATAGGTGATATTATAGATATTCTACTGCTTCCAATATGGTATCTCGTAGTGATGCTATGGACTGTTG CAACATCTATTCTATACCCTATTTTCTGGATTTTGGGGGAAATACTTTACACTCCATTTCGGCTGGTTCTTGGATTCTGTAGCCTTTTGACGGTGTTATGTACATGTATGTATGAAATGGTTGGCGATCTATGGCTGTTTGTGAGCAGCATCTTTCAGTTTAGTAGAGGTGTTGAGTCAACAGTTAGCTCATATGAGGTTTCAATGTTCAGTTCTCTCTGGAATGACCTTTTCTCCCAG atttttcgtGCTCTGCGAAGTATTCTCAACGGTTTAGTGGCCTTCTTCACTATATGCAACAGACATCGCCTAAG CATCTATAATCATAGCATGGAATTCATCCAAAAATTGCCACATGCTTCCATAAAAGCACAgtgtgaagaaaaatgtcccAACCAATGGACTTCTGAAGCTCAAACAATT CCTAGAGGTTGGAAAGCTACTAATCACAAAATGAAGTCCAAGTAG
- the LOC142536782 gene encoding uncharacterized protein LOC142536782 isoform X2 encodes MVTKSRLSPFANTSGRKEKKMTGELLESQTSSTSNTGKSRNFKRWFSLINTMTQSQKRAMLPVKKLRNSLIANSKLHRTLYGFIVFEVSWSDIRGINYLNELQTDTSLAIEAKMMRRWEFDSIAQAVKCVSSWFQGTRSEQILLNDYLDAASEEVFHDAQESFPRTTKADIDGSSGDIRCAGDESPCSLSSSFSVYPATTDNSTNRFRTPPPPDGPYKRRKVMKSILFDTEYNIYSEEADAETVEIYSQTSDESDHEEINGPTIYRDVLILLRFNDHDLPFKLKEIIMSDLRLLTLLESGLPTWVLFLQSYPVFCHLYRPWMCPLARAFYVLISIVTVLIGFYDLYKNVPLLKTTASHLFGPLFDWIETWEMISRIKYLGTMLFFHNFQKAVKWFLMVMRAVRSFLSVFTEPMTGPFSEFLDLFLPLWSVFVELAESTFSITWMVVESSFTMIGDIIDILLLPIWYLVVMLWTVATSILYPIFWILGEILYTPFRLVLGFCSLLTVLCTCMYEMVGDLWLFVSSIFQFSRGVESTVSSYEVSMFSSLWNDLFSQIFRALRSILNGLVAFFTICNRHRLSIYNHSMEFIQKLPHASIKAQCEEKCPNQWTSEAQTIPRGWKATNHKMKSK; translated from the exons ATGGTCACCAAG TCCAGACTGTCACCCTTTGCAAACACTAGTGGGAGGAAGGAGAAAAAAATGACTGGAGAACTTTTAGAGTCGCAGACTTCTTCCACATCAAACACAGGAAAGTCGCGGAACTTCAAAAGGTGGTTCTCATTGATTAATACCATGACACAATCACAGAAGAGAGCTATGTTACCTGTAAAGAAGCTGAGGAACTCTTTGATAGCGAACAGCAAGTTGCATAGAACCTTGTATGGCTTTATTGTATTTGAGGTTTCGTGGAGTGATATACGTGGTATAAATTATCTGAATGAGCTACAG ACTGATACATCACTTGCCATAGAGGCTAAAATGATGAGAAGATGGGAATTTGACAGTAtagcacaagctgtgaaatgcGTATCTTCGTGGTTCCAGGGAACAAGGAGTGAACAGATTCTGTTGAATGATTATTTGGATGCTGCATCTG AGGAGGTTTTCCACGATGCTCAAGAAAGTTTTCCAAGGACTACCAAGGCTGATATTGATGGCAGTAGTGGTGATATTAGGTGTGCTGGGGATGAATCTCCCTGCAGTTTAAGTAGCAGTTTCAGCGTTTATCCAGCAACAACAGACAATAGCACCAACAGATTTCGTACACCTCCTCCTCCCGATGGCCCTTACAAACGAAGGAAAGTAATGAAGTCCATCCTTTTTGACACTGAGTACAATATATATTCTGAAGAAGCAGATGCTGAAACTGTGGAGATATACTCCCAGACATCTGATGAAAGTGACCATGAAGAGATTAACGGGCCTACCATTTACAGGGATGTGTTGATTTTGCTTCGGTTCAATGATCATGATCTCCCTTTCAAGCTAAAGGAGATAATTATGTCGGATTTGCGGTTACTTACTCTACTTGAATCAGGACTTCCAACTTGGGTACTCTTTCTTCAGTCTTACCCAGTTTTTTGCCATCTTTATCGGCCATGGATGTGCCCTTTGGCTAGAGCTTTTTATGTGCTGATCTCAATTGTCACTGTCCTAATTGGATTCTACGATTTGTACAAAAATGTGCCTCTGCTTAAAACAACAGCATCTCATTTGTTTGGACCTCTTTTTGATTGGATTGAAACATGGGAAATGATTTCAAGAATTAAGTACTTGGGAACAATgttattttttcataattttcagAAGGCCGTTAAGTGGTTTCTAATGGTTATGCGAGCTGTACGGTCATTTCTTTCTGTTTTCACAGAACCAATGACTGGACCTTTTTCTGAGTTCTTGGATTTATTCCTTCCTCTCTGGAGTGTGTTTGTAGAACTGGCGGAGAGTACCTTCTCCATAACTTGGATGGTTGTTGAGTCTTCTTTCACAATGATAGGTGATATTATAGATATTCTACTGCTTCCAATATGGTATCTCGTAGTGATGCTATGGACTGTTG CAACATCTATTCTATACCCTATTTTCTGGATTTTGGGGGAAATACTTTACACTCCATTTCGGCTGGTTCTTGGATTCTGTAGCCTTTTGACGGTGTTATGTACATGTATGTATGAAATGGTTGGCGATCTATGGCTGTTTGTGAGCAGCATCTTTCAGTTTAGTAGAGGTGTTGAGTCAACAGTTAGCTCATATGAGGTTTCAATGTTCAGTTCTCTCTGGAATGACCTTTTCTCCCAG atttttcgtGCTCTGCGAAGTATTCTCAACGGTTTAGTGGCCTTCTTCACTATATGCAACAGACATCGCCTAAG CATCTATAATCATAGCATGGAATTCATCCAAAAATTGCCACATGCTTCCATAAAAGCACAgtgtgaagaaaaatgtcccAACCAATGGACTTCTGAAGCTCAAACAATT CCTAGAGGTTGGAAAGCTACTAATCACAAAATGAAGTCCAAGTAG
- the LOC142536782 gene encoding uncharacterized protein LOC142536782 isoform X1 — translation MEKDDDNGRCIFPLTNLQIGDLQSYLSHLSLFLAPESRKLYILVDNRPWLKDLASKPTHLWQLMVTKSRLSPFANTSGRKEKKMTGELLESQTSSTSNTGKSRNFKRWFSLINTMTQSQKRAMLPVKKLRNSLIANSKLHRTLYGFIVFEVSWSDIRGINYLNELQTDTSLAIEAKMMRRWEFDSIAQAVKCVSSWFQGTRSEQILLNDYLDAASEEVFHDAQESFPRTTKADIDGSSGDIRCAGDESPCSLSSSFSVYPATTDNSTNRFRTPPPPDGPYKRRKVMKSILFDTEYNIYSEEADAETVEIYSQTSDESDHEEINGPTIYRDVLILLRFNDHDLPFKLKEIIMSDLRLLTLLESGLPTWVLFLQSYPVFCHLYRPWMCPLARAFYVLISIVTVLIGFYDLYKNVPLLKTTASHLFGPLFDWIETWEMISRIKYLGTMLFFHNFQKAVKWFLMVMRAVRSFLSVFTEPMTGPFSEFLDLFLPLWSVFVELAESTFSITWMVVESSFTMIGDIIDILLLPIWYLVVMLWTVATSILYPIFWILGEILYTPFRLVLGFCSLLTVLCTCMYEMVGDLWLFVSSIFQFSRGVESTVSSYEVSMFSSLWNDLFSQIFRALRSILNGLVAFFTICNRHRLSIYNHSMEFIQKLPHASIKAQCEEKCPNQWTSEAQTIPRGWKATNHKMKSK, via the exons ATGGAGAAGGACGACGATAACGGCCGCTGCATCTTTCCGTTGACTAATCTACAAATTGG GGATTTGCAGTCCTACCTTTCACATCTCAGCTTATTTCTGGCCCCTGAAAGCAGAAAACTGTATATTTTGGTGGACAACCGACCTTGGTTGAAAGACCTTGCTTCAAAGCCAACACATTTGTGGCAGTTGATGGTCACCAAG TCCAGACTGTCACCCTTTGCAAACACTAGTGGGAGGAAGGAGAAAAAAATGACTGGAGAACTTTTAGAGTCGCAGACTTCTTCCACATCAAACACAGGAAAGTCGCGGAACTTCAAAAGGTGGTTCTCATTGATTAATACCATGACACAATCACAGAAGAGAGCTATGTTACCTGTAAAGAAGCTGAGGAACTCTTTGATAGCGAACAGCAAGTTGCATAGAACCTTGTATGGCTTTATTGTATTTGAGGTTTCGTGGAGTGATATACGTGGTATAAATTATCTGAATGAGCTACAG ACTGATACATCACTTGCCATAGAGGCTAAAATGATGAGAAGATGGGAATTTGACAGTAtagcacaagctgtgaaatgcGTATCTTCGTGGTTCCAGGGAACAAGGAGTGAACAGATTCTGTTGAATGATTATTTGGATGCTGCATCTG AGGAGGTTTTCCACGATGCTCAAGAAAGTTTTCCAAGGACTACCAAGGCTGATATTGATGGCAGTAGTGGTGATATTAGGTGTGCTGGGGATGAATCTCCCTGCAGTTTAAGTAGCAGTTTCAGCGTTTATCCAGCAACAACAGACAATAGCACCAACAGATTTCGTACACCTCCTCCTCCCGATGGCCCTTACAAACGAAGGAAAGTAATGAAGTCCATCCTTTTTGACACTGAGTACAATATATATTCTGAAGAAGCAGATGCTGAAACTGTGGAGATATACTCCCAGACATCTGATGAAAGTGACCATGAAGAGATTAACGGGCCTACCATTTACAGGGATGTGTTGATTTTGCTTCGGTTCAATGATCATGATCTCCCTTTCAAGCTAAAGGAGATAATTATGTCGGATTTGCGGTTACTTACTCTACTTGAATCAGGACTTCCAACTTGGGTACTCTTTCTTCAGTCTTACCCAGTTTTTTGCCATCTTTATCGGCCATGGATGTGCCCTTTGGCTAGAGCTTTTTATGTGCTGATCTCAATTGTCACTGTCCTAATTGGATTCTACGATTTGTACAAAAATGTGCCTCTGCTTAAAACAACAGCATCTCATTTGTTTGGACCTCTTTTTGATTGGATTGAAACATGGGAAATGATTTCAAGAATTAAGTACTTGGGAACAATgttattttttcataattttcagAAGGCCGTTAAGTGGTTTCTAATGGTTATGCGAGCTGTACGGTCATTTCTTTCTGTTTTCACAGAACCAATGACTGGACCTTTTTCTGAGTTCTTGGATTTATTCCTTCCTCTCTGGAGTGTGTTTGTAGAACTGGCGGAGAGTACCTTCTCCATAACTTGGATGGTTGTTGAGTCTTCTTTCACAATGATAGGTGATATTATAGATATTCTACTGCTTCCAATATGGTATCTCGTAGTGATGCTATGGACTGTTG CAACATCTATTCTATACCCTATTTTCTGGATTTTGGGGGAAATACTTTACACTCCATTTCGGCTGGTTCTTGGATTCTGTAGCCTTTTGACGGTGTTATGTACATGTATGTATGAAATGGTTGGCGATCTATGGCTGTTTGTGAGCAGCATCTTTCAGTTTAGTAGAGGTGTTGAGTCAACAGTTAGCTCATATGAGGTTTCAATGTTCAGTTCTCTCTGGAATGACCTTTTCTCCCAG atttttcgtGCTCTGCGAAGTATTCTCAACGGTTTAGTGGCCTTCTTCACTATATGCAACAGACATCGCCTAAG CATCTATAATCATAGCATGGAATTCATCCAAAAATTGCCACATGCTTCCATAAAAGCACAgtgtgaagaaaaatgtcccAACCAATGGACTTCTGAAGCTCAAACAATT CCTAGAGGTTGGAAAGCTACTAATCACAAAATGAAGTCCAAGTAG